GTGCACCGGCCTGCGGCGACGTGATGCGTTTGCAGATCAGGGTGAACGGGCAGGGCATTATCGAAGACGCCAAGTTCAAGACCTATGGCTGCGGTTCGGCCATTGCGTCCAGCTCGCTGGTGACGGAGTGGGTCAAGGGCAAAACCCTCGATGAAGCGATGGCCATCAAGAACAGCCAGATCGCCGAAGAGCTGGAGCTGCCTCCGGTCAAGATTCACTGCTCCGTGCTGGCCGAAGACGCCATCAAGGCGGCGGTGGAGGATTACCGCAAAAAGCAGGGTGGCGCGCCGGTGGCTGCGCAACCGGAAATGGCCGGTGCCCAGGCGGCACACTAGGATACCGTCATGGCTTTGACCTTATCGGAAAGTGCGGCGCGGCAGGTACGCAAGAGTATTGCCAAACGCGGCAAGGGTGTGGGTATCCGCATCGGTGTGAAAACCAGCGGCTGCTCGGGGTTGTCGTATGTCATGGAGTTTGTGGATGTCCCCAACCCGGAAGATCTGGTGTTTCCCCATGATGACGTGAGTCTTTTCGTGGACCCCAAAAGTCTCATTTATCTGGATGGCACCGAACTGGACTTCACCCGCGAAGGCTTGAACGAGGGATTCCGTTTTAATAATCCCAACGTGAAAGATGCCTGCGGCTGCGGTGAGAGCTTTACGACCTGATGGTGGACTCCTGTTTCCGGTGCGGGGCGGAGTTGGGTGCTCCGCCCGCGCTTTGCGCTTCTTGCGGGGCGGTGCAGCCCTTCCGCGCGGACCTGTCCTTGTATGCGGTGGCGGGCTTGCCCGAAACGTATGACCTGGACGTGCAGACGCTGCGCACGCAAGTGTTGGCGCTGCAAAAAGGCCTGCATCCGGACCGCTTCGCCAATGCGGAACCGGCGGCAAGACGCTATTCCCTGGAGTGGAGTACCCGCCTTAATGAGGCCTTGGCCATATTGCGGGACCCCCTGCGGCGTGCCGATTATCTCCTGCAACGGCAAGGCGTGGACGCGTTGGGTGAGCAGGTGAAGGTCGCTGACCCGGAACTGCTGATGACCCAGATGATCTATCGCGAACGTCTGGAAGATCTGGTGGCGGCACGCGACCTGTCGGGCATGGAGGCTTTGCGTCAGGAAGTGGATACGGCAGCGACCGGGGTGGTGCAACGTCTCCGGAGATTATTGGGTGTTTTACCCTGTGTTGAGCCGGAAGCGGCGGGCGCGGCGCTGCGCGAGTTACAATTTCTCGATAAGCTTCTCGGCGAGATAGACCGCCGCGAAGAGCATTTGCAGAATGCCTGAGCGGCGGAACCTCCACAATCAGGGCGATATATCATGGCGTTAATGCAAATTGCAGAACCGGGCACGGCCGCTGATCCCCATCGGCGGCGGCTGGCTATCGGTATCGACCTGGGAACCACCCATTCGCTGGTGGCCTCCGTATTGTCGGCGGTGCCCACCGTCATGCGCGATCATGACGGTAAATATCTGCTGCCTTCGGTGGTGCGTTACCTCGGTGGCGGCGGTATTCACGTCGGCTATCCCGCGGTCGCCGCCGCCGGGCAGGACCCGCACAATACCATCGCCTCGGTGAAACGCCTGATGGGGCGCGGCCACGGCGATGTGCAGACTCTTGCCGGGCACTTACCTTACGACCTTGTTCCTGGAGAGGGTATGGTGCGCCTGCGCACGGTGGCGGGTGAAAAATCCCCCGTAGAGGTGTCTGCCGAAATATTGCGGGTACTCAAAGAGCGGGCAGTGGAAACCCTGGGTGGCGAACCGGAGGGCGCGGTGATCACGGTGCCCGCTTATTTCGACGAGGCCCAGCGTCAGGCCACCAAAGATGCGGCCCGTCTGGCGGGGCTGAACGTGCTGCGCCTGCTGGCCGAGCCGACCGCGGCGGCGGTGGCCTATGGCTTGGACAAGGGCAGTGAAGGCATTTTTGCCATCTACGATCTGGGCGGCGGAACCTTCGATATTTCCATATTGCGCCTACAGGCCGGAGTCTTTGAGGTGCTGGCGACCGCCGGTGATTCCGCACTTGGCGGTGACGATATGGATCATGCGGTGGCCGAATGGCTGATGCAGGAGGAGGGCGGTGATGCGTCCGATCCCCTCTGGCGGCGGCAGGTGCTGCAGCAGGCGCGTACCGCCAAAGAGGCGCTCAGTGCCGTAGACGAAACGATGATAGCGCTGACGCCTTCCGGTCGCGCGGCCCGCGAGATAAAGCTGTCGCGTGGCCAGTTGGAATCACTGATTCAGCCGGTGATCCAACGGTCCCTCCCGGCTTGTCGGCGGGCGCTGCGGGATGCCGGGTTAAAACTGACTGATATTGACGGTGTGGTGCTGGTGGGCGGCGCCACCCGTGTCCCCGCCGTGCGCGCGATGGTGGAGGCGTTCTTTCAGCAGAAGCCGCTGACGGACATCGACCCCGATCAGGTGGTGGCCCTGGGTGCCGCCATTCAGGCCGATGCCCTGATAGGCAATCAGCGTGAAGATTTGTTGCTCATGGACGTGCTGCCACTGTCCCTTGGTCTGGAGACCATGGGCGGACTGGTGGAGAAAATCATTCCCCGCAACACCCCCATTCCGGTGGCACGGGCGCAGGAGTTCACCACCTTCAAGGATGGTCAGACGGCCATGAGCGTCCACGTCGTGCAGGGGGAACGCGATCTGGTGCAGGACTGTCGTTCGCTGGCGCGCTTCAGTCTGCGCGGCATTCCCCCCATGGTGGCCGGTGCCGCAAGGATTCGCGTGACTTTTCAGGTGGACGCCGATGGCCTGCTGGCGGTGCGTGCAGAGGAAACCAGTACGGGGGTGCGTTCGGAAGTTGTCGTCAAACCGTCTTATGGTCTGAATGATGAAGAAATCGCCAGGATGTTGCAGGACTCGTTCACCCATGGCGCCGAAGATGTGGTCAGACGACGCCTGTCAGAAGCCAAAGTGGAGGGTGAGCGCGTGCGCGAAGCCTTGCGTACGGCTTTGGCCGCCGATGCCGACCTGCTGGATCCGGCGGAGCGGGAAGCCCTGGACAAGGCCAGTGCCGCGTTGATCAATGCCTTGTCGGGTGACGACGCCGGCGTGATCACCGCCGCCGCGGAGGCGGTGGAAACCGCCGCGGAACCGCTGGTGCAGCGGCGTATGGACAGTGCCCTGCGCCGCGCCATCACCGGCCGTTCCATTGACGATCTGGGAGATTGAATGACAAAAATACGCGTCCTGCCGAACCCGGAAGTCTGTCCCGAGGGGGCGGAGTTCGACGCTGAGCCGGGGGAGACCATCATCACCGCGGCGCTGCGCAATGATATTCACATTGAGCATGCCTGCGAGATGTCCTGCGCCTGCACTACCTGTCATGTGATTCTGCGCGCGGGTTTTGACAGTCTCGTCCCTGCGGAAGAAAAAGAAGAGGATTTGCTCGATAAGGCCTGGGGCCTGGAGCCGACCTCCCGCCTCAGTTGCCAGGCGAAAGTGACGGATACCGAACTGGTCATCGAAATCCCCAAATACACCATCAATCTGGAAAAGGAGCGGCACTGATGCGCTGGACCGACACCTCGGAGCTTGCCATTGCCCTGGATGAAGCCCACCCGGACGCCGATGTGGCCCATCTGCGTTTCACCGACCTGCACCGCTGGATATTGGAACTCCCTGATTTTGAAGGCGAGCCCGAAAAGTCCAGCGAAGGCATCCTCGAAGCCATCCAGATGGCCTGGTTGGCGGAGAAGGACTGAGTCAGGCCGCACACTATGGCCGAAAAAAAAGCCCTCATCGCCCTCTCGGGAGGAGTGGATTCTGCCGTAGCGGCCCTGCTTATGCAGGAGCAGGGCTACGAACTCACCGGTGTGACCATGCGCCTGTGGCCCAGGAGCCGCTGCTGCGATGAAAAAGATATCGAAGACGCCGCCGAGATCTGCGCCCGTCTAGGGATTCCCTACACGGTGCTGGATTATCGCGAGGCGTTCCGGCGTCAGGTGGTCGACGTGTTTGTCGCCGAATATCAGGCGGGGCGCACGCCCAATCCTTGTGCGCGCTGCAATCAGTTCCTCAAGTTCGATGCCCTGCTGGCGGAGGGCGAAAAGTTGGGCGCCACGATGCTGGCGACGGGCCATTATGCGCGGCTGGCGGAAACCTCCTCGGGTACTGCTCTGCTGCGTGGCCGTGACGATGCCAAAGATCAATCCTATTTTCTTTTCGCCATTGCTGCGGGGATATTGCCCCGCCTGCGCTTTCCCGTGGGTGGCATGAACAAGGACGAGGTGCGCGCCGTGGCCCGAAAGCATGGCCTGCCCGTGGCCGCCAAGCAGGACTCACAGGATATCTGCTTTGTCCCGGACGGCGACTACCGCCGCTTTCTGGAGGATTACGCCGGGCTGGACATGGCGCAGGAAGGAGAGATGGTTGACAGCAGCGGGCAGGTGCTGGGCCAGCATCCGGGTACGCTCAACTTCACCGTAGGGCAGCGCAAAGGACTGGGTGGCGGCAGTGACCAGCCGCGCTATGTCCTTGCGCTGGACTCAACCAGGAACCGGGTAATCGTCGGCAGAGAGGATGAGCTCTACCGCAATGTGGTCAGCCTGGCCGAGTGCAACTGGCTGGCGGATTTATCCCCCAACGAAACCCATGCCGTGACCGCAAAACTGCGTTACCGCTCCCGCGCCGAGTCGGCCACGCTGCACCTGCTCTCCGATGCCCGGGCCGAACTCCGCTTTCCCGAGCCGCAACGCGCCGTTACCCCCGGTCAGGCTGCCGTCTGCTACCTAGGTGAGCGCCTGCTGGGCGGAGGCTGGATTCAGGGCACGGAATAGTCCGCTGGCGCGCCGGGGTCAGGATATACCCAACAGGTGCTGTATTTCCGGTAACATGCTCTGTACGCATTTTTTCCCCTCCGTGATGGCTTCGCCGGCGCGATAAAACTCCAGTAAGCCAATGTGGGACAGCTTCGGAGAAAGCAGGATATCCGGAGGATCTCCGGCCATGCGGCTTCTGGTGATTCTGTCCTGCATGATATTCACCGAGCCGGCGATGGCATCAAAGAGGCTGGGTGGTTGCTCCTCATCGCCTGTCGCCGGAAATATCGAGGCTGTATATGCAGTGATCAGGTCTGATATTTTTCCGGTAACGCCGGTATCCTGTGTTTTTATGACTTTGTTATTTTGAAGGTGTTTTCCAACGATATCATCGTTCAACGTTACGGCAATAACGACATCGGCGCCAAGAGCCCGACAGACCGAAACGGGGACGGGATTCACCAATCCGCCATCTATGAGCCACCTGCCGTTGTTCTTGACTGCCGGAAAGAGGCCGGGCATGGATATGGACGAAAAGACGGCATCCAAAATGGAACCATCCGTCAACCAGATCTCGCTTCCGGTTTGCAATTCGGTTGCTACCGATGCATATTTTTTGTTAACTATGTCCTCTATTTTTGAGTCATCATCTGCCACATATTTATTGAGGAAATAATGTAGCCGCTCTTTATTGACAAAACCATTCAACGACATGTTGATGGCAAAAAATTTGGCTGTTTCAAGCTTGGTCAGTGAACAAACCCATTTCTCCAGCTTCTCAAGATTGTTGGAAACATAGGATGCGCCGACCAGCGCGCCTATGGACGTACCACAAACGATATCCGGTACGATTCCTTGATCACTCAGCGCGCTTATCACCCCTATATGCGCCCACCCGCGGGCCGCGCCGCTGCCAAGAGCCAGGCCAATAGTCATGCTGATCTTCACCTCCCATGCGTTTTTGACGCCACAACGTAAGCGGTAACTGAGCGGCGTATCTTGCGGCTTAGTACGAGATATTATAGAGATGTAACAGATGCCTCCCTCTACAGGACCGGCTGCGGGGCGCTCCAGAAGGGAGTCCCCGCTTGAACCGGACGGCATCAAGGTGCCAAGGTGGAAATTTATCCACGATAAGGACAAGGAGGACTCGACATGCAGGTTACAACTTATGGACTGGTTTGGCAAAAAAGGTCATGCAACTGCATTGGGTAGACATGGAGACGGGTGAGATTCACCGCAAACGAGGGTGTTCTGAATTTTGTGTAAACGGCGTTTTCATTTAACGTTGTGGCATCCCCCCGGTGTCAGCCTAGTTGTCGCCTTCCTGAAATGGCGTATCACGAAATGAGGGGGGCCGAGATTTG
This sequence is a window from Acidithiobacillus ferridurans. Protein-coding genes within it:
- the iscU gene encoding Fe-S cluster assembly scaffold IscU, which produces MAYSEKVIDHYEHPRNVGALDKDDSGVGTGMVGAPACGDVMRLQIRVNGQGIIEDAKFKTYGCGSAIASSSLVTEWVKGKTLDEAMAIKNSQIAEELELPPVKIHCSVLAEDAIKAAVEDYRKKQGGAPVAAQPEMAGAQAAH
- the iscA gene encoding iron-sulfur cluster assembly protein IscA, producing MALTLSESAARQVRKSIAKRGKGVGIRIGVKTSGCSGLSYVMEFVDVPNPEDLVFPHDDVSLFVDPKSLIYLDGTELDFTREGLNEGFRFNNPNVKDACGCGESFTT
- the hscB gene encoding Fe-S protein assembly co-chaperone HscB, whose product is MGAPPALCASCGAVQPFRADLSLYAVAGLPETYDLDVQTLRTQVLALQKGLHPDRFANAEPAARRYSLEWSTRLNEALAILRDPLRRADYLLQRQGVDALGEQVKVADPELLMTQMIYRERLEDLVAARDLSGMEALRQEVDTAATGVVQRLRRLLGVLPCVEPEAAGAALRELQFLDKLLGEIDRREEHLQNA
- the hscA gene encoding Fe-S protein assembly chaperone HscA produces the protein MALMQIAEPGTAADPHRRRLAIGIDLGTTHSLVASVLSAVPTVMRDHDGKYLLPSVVRYLGGGGIHVGYPAVAAAGQDPHNTIASVKRLMGRGHGDVQTLAGHLPYDLVPGEGMVRLRTVAGEKSPVEVSAEILRVLKERAVETLGGEPEGAVITVPAYFDEAQRQATKDAARLAGLNVLRLLAEPTAAAVAYGLDKGSEGIFAIYDLGGGTFDISILRLQAGVFEVLATAGDSALGGDDMDHAVAEWLMQEEGGDASDPLWRRQVLQQARTAKEALSAVDETMIALTPSGRAAREIKLSRGQLESLIQPVIQRSLPACRRALRDAGLKLTDIDGVVLVGGATRVPAVRAMVEAFFQQKPLTDIDPDQVVALGAAIQADALIGNQREDLLLMDVLPLSLGLETMGGLVEKIIPRNTPIPVARAQEFTTFKDGQTAMSVHVVQGERDLVQDCRSLARFSLRGIPPMVAGAARIRVTFQVDADGLLAVRAEETSTGVRSEVVVKPSYGLNDEEIARMLQDSFTHGAEDVVRRRLSEAKVEGERVREALRTALAADADLLDPAEREALDKASAALINALSGDDAGVITAAAEAVETAAEPLVQRRMDSALRRAITGRSIDDLGD
- the fdx gene encoding ISC system 2Fe-2S type ferredoxin → MTKIRVLPNPEVCPEGAEFDAEPGETIITAALRNDIHIEHACEMSCACTTCHVILRAGFDSLVPAEEKEEDLLDKAWGLEPTSRLSCQAKVTDTELVIEIPKYTINLEKERH
- the iscX gene encoding Fe-S cluster assembly protein IscX, encoding MRWTDTSELAIALDEAHPDADVAHLRFTDLHRWILELPDFEGEPEKSSEGILEAIQMAWLAEKD
- the mnmA gene encoding tRNA 2-thiouridine(34) synthase MnmA; amino-acid sequence: MAEKKALIALSGGVDSAVAALLMQEQGYELTGVTMRLWPRSRCCDEKDIEDAAEICARLGIPYTVLDYREAFRRQVVDVFVAEYQAGRTPNPCARCNQFLKFDALLAEGEKLGATMLATGHYARLAETSSGTALLRGRDDAKDQSYFLFAIAAGILPRLRFPVGGMNKDEVRAVARKHGLPVAAKQDSQDICFVPDGDYRRFLEDYAGLDMAQEGEMVDSSGQVLGQHPGTLNFTVGQRKGLGGGSDQPRYVLALDSTRNRVIVGREDELYRNVVSLAECNWLADLSPNETHAVTAKLRYRSRAESATLHLLSDARAELRFPEPQRAVTPGQAAVCYLGERLLGGGWIQGTE
- a CDS encoding patatin-like phospholipase family protein, which encodes MTIGLALGSGAARGWAHIGVISALSDQGIVPDIVCGTSIGALVGASYVSNNLEKLEKWVCSLTKLETAKFFAINMSLNGFVNKERLHYFLNKYVADDDSKIEDIVNKKYASVATELQTGSEIWLTDGSILDAVFSSISMPGLFPAVKNNGRWLIDGGLVNPVPVSVCRALGADVVIAVTLNDDIVGKHLQNNKVIKTQDTGVTGKISDLITAYTASIFPATGDEEQPPSLFDAIAGSVNIMQDRITRSRMAGDPPDILLSPKLSHIGLLEFYRAGEAITEGKKCVQSMLPEIQHLLGIS